Proteins encoded in a region of the Podospora pseudopauciseta strain CBS 411.78 chromosome 6, whole genome shotgun sequence genome:
- the MSC2 gene encoding putative zinc transporter msc2 (BUSCO:EOG092621CK; EggNog:ENOG503NUJZ; COG:P), with the protein MTSTYALPATAIHQHHPSSDHGCSHSHSHGHNNGHLHSTSSLGGLSPTRSRKESRANGGHSHNRSQDHDINHINHRANSSVPKPLNLGPTLSSNAHWRTESTLGGKPLVTPTSASFDAAGIYQPPASRVRADTRSHSHSHDHDHDHGHGHSHDHDHGHGHGHDHLVERSRFTKFLLPRIARWPLVHAVVVEKDSRRIFYFMSLNLAFMMIQAFYGYVTDSLGLLSDSIHMFFDCVALAVGLFAAVASKWPPSERFPYGFGKIETLSGFANGVFLILISVEIMIEACERMMEGRETKRLGELFVVSTLGLLVNLVGMAAFGHHHHGHDHGHSHSGCGGHSHGHDHKHDHGHDHDHRDEKKDAHGHSHSHSHDNENMYGIYLHVLADTLGSAAVIVSTILTHFYKWAGWDPLASFLIALLILLSALPLVKSSARRLLLTIPPEIEYNLRDTLSGITGLKGVVSYAAPKFWMDDRHSEGGSANKLLGVMHVVAGRGMDMEDVRDRVRNYLLEHNIDITLQVEREGDTSCWCGVGRSPLSQAHKSTNSISIF; encoded by the exons ATGACATCGACATACGCCTTGCCAGCGACGGCcatccatcaacatcatccttCCTCCGACCACGGCTGTTCGCATTCCCAC AGCCATGGCCACAACAACGGCCACTTACATAGCACCTCATCACTGGGTGGACTGAGCCCGACTCGAAGCAGGAAGGAGTCCAGAGCTAATGGCGGTCACTCCCACAATCGCAGCCAGGATCATGacatcaaccacatcaacCACCGAGCCAACTCGAGCGTCCCCAAGCCACTAAATCTCGGGCCGACGTTGAGTTCCAACGCGCACTGGAGGACCGAGTCGACACTGGGAGGCAAGCCTTTGGTTACACCAACCAGCGCCAGCTTCGACGCCGCCGGGATATACCAACCGCCGGCTTCCAGAGTGCGCGCCGATACAcgctcccactcccactcccacgaCCATGACCACGATCACGGACATGGGCACAGTCATGATCATGACCATGGCCACGGTCATGGCCATGATCACTTGGTGGAGCGATCAAGATTCACAAAGTTCTTGCTACCGCGGATCGCGAGGTGGCCCCTAGTCCATGCGGTGGTAGTAGAGAAGGACTCTCGCCGAATATTCTACTTTATGTC ACTCAACCTCGCGTTTATGATGATCCAAGCATTTTACGGCTATGTCACAGATTCCCTTGGTCTGTTGAGTGACAGCATTCATATGTTCTTCGACTGCGTGGCATTGGCAGTCGGCCTGTTTGCTGCCGTTGCGAGCAAATGGCCACCGAGCGAGCGGTTCCCATACGGCTTTGGCAAAATCGAGACGTTGAGCGGTTTTGCCAACGGTGTGTTCCTGATTCTCATCAGCGTCGAAATTATGATTGAGGCGTGTGAGCGCATGATGGAGGGCAGGGAAACCAAACGGCTTGGAGAGCTGTTTGTGGTCAGCACGCTGGGCCTACTGGTCAATTTGGTGGGCATGGCGGCATTCGggcaccatcatcatggaCATGATCATGGGCACTCTCAtagtggttgtggtggacaTTCGCATGGTCACGATCACAAACACGACCATGGCCATGATCACGACCACagggatgagaagaaggatgccCACGGTCACTCGCACTCGCACTCCCACGACAACGAAAACATGTACGGCATTTATCTTCATGTGCTCGCCGACACTTTGGGAAGCGCGGCTGTTATCGTATCGACCATTCTTACACACTTTTATAAGTGGGCTGGCTGGGATCCTCTGGCCTCTTTCCTCATTGCTCTCCTGATTTTGCTTTCGGCGCTGCCGCTGGTCAAGTCTTCGGCAAGGAGGTTACTGCTTACGATTCCCCCCGAGATCGAGTATAACTTGCGCGATACCTTGTCTGGAATCACAGGTTTGAAGGGTGTGGTCAGCTACGCGGCGCCCAAGTTTTGGATGGATGACCGGCACAGTGAGGGCGGGTCGGCGAATAAACTCCTCGGTGTCATGCACGTTGTGGCGGGCCGGGGCATGGACATGGAGGACGTGCGGGATCGTGTGCGCAACTACCTGCTTGAACACAACATTGATATCACGTTGCAGGTCGAGCGGGAAGGGGACACAAGCTGCTGGTGTGGCGTAGGACGGAGTCCGCTCTCCCAGGCTCACAAGTCGACAAATAGCATCAGCATCTTCtag